The following nucleotide sequence is from Alkalihalobacillus sp. LMS39.
ACATTCATTCAATGGAACTTCAGCAAACGTCGTTCAGTCTTATCAATTTCTTTTACAAGAACTTGAACAACCATCATTTGATGCCCTAGAAAAAAGCATGACTACATATGGTGTCTGCCACGAAAACATCTGGCAATGTCATAATTCGCTTGAAAAGCAAATGCAAAACGGGAATCGTGATGACTTTCGTGGTGTGAACTTTCTTATGTATAAAAGTGAGTCTACCGTTCTTGTTGTTCAACATCATTATGAACGAACGGCTAAGCATGGTGCTCAAGAAATTCGCTTTGACCGATTTGAAATGACAACAGATACCGGTGTACGATCTATTATGTCCTATACAAATGAATTTACGAAAGATCGATAAAAAATTTCACACCATTCAATTTAGGGCACTGAAAATGATTTTTTCAGTGCCCCTTTATTTATAATTCCTCGCGTTTTTCATAAGAATACCATTGTAAAAACTTACCCTTTTCTTCCTCATCCAAATCGACCACGGTAAAGCTTTTCCCAACGATACTAGATAACACACTCGCTTCTAACGATGTTAGTTTTCGATAGCGCTGTATAAGCGACTGATGGGTTTCTACAGATTCAATTCGATTTCGTTTCAATAACACCGTCGTTTGACTTAGCTTCCGAAAGCGAAAACATAATGATTGGTTTTCATAACTAACACCAGTATCTTTAAATTGCGCATAAGCAAGCAACAGTAAAAATGGCAGTAAACAAAAACTATAAGCCCCATATGGAACAAAATAAGCGAGAATTCCCATAATAGCAAGCGGCACTACTGTAACTCTTATAATAAATCGTAGTAATGCTCGTTTTGGTGCCTTTGTTACCGTTGAATGTAATGAATAATCTGGAAGAACATCATGTAAAAAAGCCGGAACATCTTTCATACGAATCAGTGGACACAAAATCGTAGAAAACTGTTCATCGCTTGTACCTCCGCCTTTACTTTCCACATAAACCGCTGTTAGTCCAAACGGTTGGCGTAACAAACTTTTGACAAGTCGTACCGCCGTGACCCGTTGTGGGTTTAACGTCAGCTGGCGGGTTTCCAATAAGCCCCGTTCAATGACAAGGTCCTCTCCTTGTTTCTTGATTGTAAAATTCGCATACTTTAAAACAGACATCAAGACAGAAATGGTCCAAGAAAGAAAAAATAAAAAGACAAAAATAATGATAATGTTAAAAAGTGCGGTTTCGGTAAAAAAGGAAAAAATGATATCATAAATTCTGTCAGGCAAAAACTGTGACACTTGTGGAAAAATCGCTAACAATGCCGAGAAAACTAATCCAAATCCACCTGATGTCATCCCCGCTACAAGAAGCGCTTGCAAAGAAATCTTCCATCGCACTTCTTCTTCTTGTACTATATGATGGTCAATGTCCTCATCTAACACGCTTTCTTCAACCACTACTTCTTTCCCTTTTTTGCCTTGTAGTAACTGGCTTCGTAACATCATCGCCTCTTCTTTTGTAATCGCTTGTAATAAAAGCTCAGGCTCTCCACCACCACCAGCTGTTTCAATTTTAACTTTCACAAGTTTAAACAGACGCTGGATAACACCTGCACTCACATCAATGCTTTGTACTCGTTCTTGCCGTATATATCTTGTCTTTTTTACAAAAAAGCCTTGTTTAATTGTTAATTCACCTTCATGTAAAGAATAACGAAATGTAATCCAATGCAGTAAGCCACTAACGAAAGCAAAAAGCAAAGCGATACTGAGTGATATAACAATGAAAATAACATTACGATTAAAGCCACCTACAAAAAAACTAACGCCAATCGGTAATATCAATTGCCGTATTGATGTTAAAAATGACACAAGAATCATTATGGGATGAAGCCGTTTCATTTCAATCATCTTCATCAGCTACCGTTGCTAATTTTGAGATTGAATCCCGTAACTCATCCGCTTGTTCAAATGGCAATGCCGGTATGCGGTGTACCGTAGCGGCAGTTGAAATGGTGACAGTCGCTAGGCCATATTTTCGTAAAATCGGCCCATGCTCTGTATCAACATGCTGCACTCGTATCATCGGAACTAATGTTCGTTTTACGACAAAAACACCGTGTTGTAAATCAATTTCATCTTCTAGTACATCAAAGCGCCATCTTTTCCATCGTAATATTGGCATAATGAAAATGGACACAACACTATAGGTGAATACCATCGCAATAAGCACCCAAAGTATCCAGAATGGAAAGGAAAAAAAGGATATCGCGATGCCATAACCAATAGGAAATAAAGCAAATATTGCTGAGTCTATGCCTGCTTTTATTCGCCAAACAGGTAAGGCTTTTTTTGATATGCGTTGTGTTGGTTCTCCCCGCAAAATACAGTTCCCCTCTTTTCTTTATTCGTCATCCGTTACATAAATAATCGTAACTCCTAATTCCTTTAGTAAATCTAACACTTGTTTATTTAATTCATCATCATACACAAGTCCGAGTGATTCTACTAGCTCAAGTTCGGTTAAATATCCATCTTGTGCATCTTCAATGATTTCAACAATATCGTCTAGTTTTTTTTCTTTTAACTTCGATATAACTTGTTCTTTATCCAATTTCATCACTCCTACTTTTTTTCATATGTATATTCTTCCAGCTTATCTACCA
It contains:
- a CDS encoding PH domain-containing protein — translated: MKRLHPIMILVSFLTSIRQLILPIGVSFFVGGFNRNVIFIVISLSIALLFAFVSGLLHWITFRYSLHEGELTIKQGFFVKKTRYIRQERVQSIDVSAGVIQRLFKLVKVKIETAGGGGEPELLLQAITKEEAMMLRSQLLQGKKGKEVVVEESVLDEDIDHHIVQEEEVRWKISLQALLVAGMTSGGFGLVFSALLAIFPQVSQFLPDRIYDIIFSFFTETALFNIIIIFVFLFFLSWTISVLMSVLKYANFTIKKQGEDLVIERGLLETRQLTLNPQRVTAVRLVKSLLRQPFGLTAVYVESKGGGTSDEQFSTILCPLIRMKDVPAFLHDVLPDYSLHSTVTKAPKRALLRFIIRVTVVPLAIMGILAYFVPYGAYSFCLLPFLLLLAYAQFKDTGVSYENQSLCFRFRKLSQTTVLLKRNRIESVETHQSLIQRYRKLTSLEASVLSSIVGKSFTVVDLDEEEKGKFLQWYSYEKREEL
- a CDS encoding PH domain-containing protein yields the protein MRGEPTQRISKKALPVWRIKAGIDSAIFALFPIGYGIAISFFSFPFWILWVLIAMVFTYSVVSIFIMPILRWKRWRFDVLEDEIDLQHGVFVVKRTLVPMIRVQHVDTEHGPILRKYGLATVTISTAATVHRIPALPFEQADELRDSISKLATVADEDD